GGACCCGTTCCGCTCACCCGCCGAGCGCTCTTCGCGCGCGACGGAGGCCGGTGCATGTACTGCGGTGGCGTCGCAACCAGCGTCGACCACGTCATCCCGCGCAGCCGCGGGGGCAAGCACGTCTGGGACAACGTGGTGGCCTCCTGCCGCCGCTGCAACCACGTGAAGGCCGACCGCCATCTCGTCGAACTCGGCTGGCGGCTGCGGCACAAGCCGGCTCCGCCCACCGGCCTGGCCTGGCGCATCATCGGCACCGGTCACAGGGACCCGCGCTGGCTGCCCTACTTGCAGCCATACGGCGCGGACGATGCCCTGGCCCGGATCGACGGCATATCTGCCTGACGAGATCCGGGCCTTCGCACACCCGCCGGCCGCCGCCGCGCGGCCACACCCGCCCATCGGCTCCGGGAGCCCCCCGCGCCCCCGGAGCCGGCCGGCTCACGCGTACCGCAGCCGGGCCGGGTCCGCCGAGCGGCGCAGCAGGGGCAGCGAGCCGGCCGCCGCCAGCAGGCAGCAGCCGTACACGGCGAGAGGAACCAGAAGCGCGGCGTACGGCACGGTGTGCGGGCCGCCGTCGACCAGTGAGCCGTACCCGGCGCCGATCGCCATGCCCGCCGCGCCCGCCGGCACCAGCGCGGGGGCCAGCGGCAGGGCCGTCTCCAGCAGCAGCGCCCGGCCGAGCACCGCCCGCGGCACCCCGGCGGCGACCTGTGCGGCCAGGCCGCTGCGGCGGTTCGCCACCGACTCGGCGGTGCCGACGGCGAGTCCGGACAGTGTGATCAGGAGGGCGACGAGGAGCGCGGCGCCCGTCAGGCCGATGCCCGTCGTGTAGAAGGCCGTGTCCGTGGCGAGCGAGTGGTCCCGGCTCGCCTCGCGCAGCTCGGCCAGAAGCGCCTGCCGGACCCCGACGAAGGCCGTACCGGCCAGTGTCACCAGCAGCACCGCCGCGTGGGTGCGGGCCGCCGCCCAGGGGTCGTCGCGCAGCCGCTCCGCAGCGATCAGCGTCGCCGCCCCGCGGGCCCGGCCCGCCAGCAGCCGCCCCACCGCCCCGGCCGCGCCCCCGGCCAGCCAGACCGTGCCCGCCCCGACCGCCAGGACCAGGGCGAACACCGTCAACGGCACCCGCCCGCGGTCGGTGCCGGAGGTGCTCGCCACGGACCACAGCCCGAGCAGCAGCACCAGCAGCACCCCGGCCGTGAACAGCAGCCCCGGCCCGCGCCCGCCGGCCGGGCGCACCCGGCGCACCCGGCCGAGCGGCGAGGCCACCACCCGGCGCAGCGCCAGCGCGCCCGCCGTCGCCCCGAGCAGCGGCACCCCCAGCAAGACCAGTGCGAAGCCGGTCCACGTCCATCCGGTCGGAGCGCTCCACACGCCCAGCACGACGGGAACCGCGACGGCGCCGGCGAGCAGAGAGCCGAGCAGACAGGCCGGTCCGGTCTCCAGCGCGGCGATCCTGCGCACCTGCGCAGGGGTGGCCCCCGCCAGCCGCAGCCCGGCCAGCCTGCGGTCACGGTGCACGGCGCCGATCCGCGCGCACTGGCCCAGGAACCCGAGCACCGGCAGCAGCAGGAGCAGCAGGCCGGCGATCACTCCGGAGCGCTCGCCGGGGTCGTCCAGCAGGCCGTGGCCGAAGGGCACCCGGTAGTGCCCGTGCAGCGAGGCCAGGGCGACGGCGGCGAGCGCCGGCCCGGCGGCCGACGCCGCCCCGGCCGCGGTCAGCCCGAGCCGCCACCACTCCGGCCGCCCGGCTCCCCGCAGCAACCGCCAGGCCAGCCGCGCATCGCCCGCCAGACCGGCACGCACCCGCCCCGGACCACCGGCGCGCGCCCCCTCCCGCGCGCCGCCGGCGCGTGGCTGCCCCGTCATGCCGTCACCGCCTCCTCTCACAGCGCCACCCCCGCCGGCGCCACGGCGCCGTCGTGCAGCCGGGTCTCGCGGTCCGCGTAGGCCGCTACCTGGGCGTCGTGCGTGATCAGGAGCACCGCCGTGCCCGCTGTGCGGGCGCTGTGGACGAGGGCCGTCATCACCTGTTCGGTGGCGAGGGAGTCCAGCGCGCCCGTCGGCTCGTCGGCGAAGACCACGCTGGGGCCGGTCACCAGCGCGCGGGCCAGGGCGACCCGCTGCGTCTGGCCGCCGCTCATCTCGCCGGGCCGCAGCGCCTGCTGTGCGCGCACCCCGAACCGCTCCAGCCACTCACCGGCCCGCTGCTGGGCCTCGGCGCGGCCGGCTCCCGCCAGCATCAGCGGCAGCGCCACGTTGTCCGCGGCCGTCAGCTCCGGGATCAGCTGCCCGAACTGGAAGACCACGCCGAAGTCGGTACGGCGCAGCTCGCTCAGCCGCTTCTCCGGGAGCCGGTCCAGCCGCTGCCCGGCATAGTCCACCGTGCCCGCGTCCGGCCGGACGATACCGGCCAGACAGTGCAGCAGCGTGGACTTGCCGCTGCCGCTGGGCCCCGTCACGGCAAGGATCTCGCCGGCGTGCAGGTCGACGCAGGCACCGCGCAGCGCCTGTGTCCTGCCGTGGGTCTTGACGAGGTCCCGGCCCGTGAGAACCGGGGCCGAGATGCCCTGTTCGCTCATGCTGCGATGCCCCCCTGGTCGGTCATGCTCCGTCGACCTCCGCGGTCAGAGTGGTCAGCCGGGCCGCCGTGGTGTTCATCCAGCGGAGGTCGGCGTCGAGGTGGTTGATGGCGTAGTCGGCCGACAGCACGGTCGCCAGATCGGCGTCGCGGTCGGTCTTGACGGCCGTGAGCTGCCGCATCCGCTCCATGTGCGCGGCGCGCTGGGCCCGCAGATAGGCGGCCGGATCACCGCCCGCCAGGATCGACACGACGACCTTGGCGAAGATCTCGTTCGTCACGAAGGGCGCGGGCGGCG
This genomic interval from Streptomyces sp. NBC_00557 contains the following:
- a CDS encoding HNH endonuclease, which translates into the protein MPHVLVLNASYEPLGVVPLRRALVLVLENKAVSLEESGAYMHSASVTVPAPSVVRLKRFVRVPYRGPVPLTRRALFARDGGRCMYCGGVATSVDHVIPRSRGGKHVWDNVVASCRRCNHVKADRHLVELGWRLRHKPAPPTGLAWRIIGTGHRDPRWLPYLQPYGADDALARIDGISA
- a CDS encoding ABC transporter permease; translated protein: MAGDARLAWRLLRGAGRPEWWRLGLTAAGAASAAGPALAAVALASLHGHYRVPFGHGLLDDPGERSGVIAGLLLLLLPVLGFLGQCARIGAVHRDRRLAGLRLAGATPAQVRRIAALETGPACLLGSLLAGAVAVPVVLGVWSAPTGWTWTGFALVLLGVPLLGATAGALALRRVVASPLGRVRRVRPAGGRGPGLLFTAGVLLVLLLGLWSVASTSGTDRGRVPLTVFALVLAVGAGTVWLAGGAAGAVGRLLAGRARGAATLIAAERLRDDPWAAARTHAAVLLVTLAGTAFVGVRQALLAELREASRDHSLATDTAFYTTGIGLTGAALLVALLITLSGLAVGTAESVANRRSGLAAQVAAGVPRAVLGRALLLETALPLAPALVPAGAAGMAIGAGYGSLVDGGPHTVPYAALLVPLAVYGCCLLAAAGSLPLLRRSADPARLRYA
- a CDS encoding ABC transporter ATP-binding protein, translating into MSEQGISAPVLTGRDLVKTHGRTQALRGACVDLHAGEILAVTGPSGSGKSTLLHCLAGIVRPDAGTVDYAGQRLDRLPEKRLSELRRTDFGVVFQFGQLIPELTAADNVALPLMLAGAGRAEAQQRAGEWLERFGVRAQQALRPGEMSGGQTQRVALARALVTGPSVVFADEPTGALDSLATEQVMTALVHSARTAGTAVLLITHDAQVAAYADRETRLHDGAVAPAGVAL
- a CDS encoding PadR family transcriptional regulator, whose protein sequence is MSTRHILLGLLAAGPSHGYDLKRRHDERFPQARPLAYGQVYTTLQRLVRDGLAEVEGTDADGGPERTLYRSTDAGAGELARWAAEIAPPAPFVTNEIFAKVVVSILAGGDPAAYLRAQRAAHMERMRQLTAVKTDRDADLATVLSADYAINHLDADLRWMNTTAARLTTLTAEVDGA